A stretch of DNA from Aurantiacibacter atlanticus:
CTTGGCCGCATCGGCCTGGAAGGTGCGGATGCGTTCATCTGCTTCCTTGGCCAGTGCACTGTGATCATAGTGCTGGCTCATCAGGCGTTCCCGATCGTACTCAGTCAGGCTTTCACCCTTTTGCGCCCAAGCATCATACACTTGCTGGCGGAAGTTCAGCGTCCAGTTGAAGCTGGGTGAGTTGTTATAGACCAGCTTGGCATGCGGCACGACGGCGCGGATGCGATCAACCATTCCGGCGATCTGTTCGACATGCGGTTTTTCTGTTTCAATCCACAACAGATCGGCACCGTTTTGCAGCGCGGTGATGCAATCGAGCACGCAACGATCTTCTCCGGTTCCGGCGCGGAACTGAAAGAGGTTCGAGGGCAGGCGCCTGGGCTTCAAGAGCCTGCCCTCCCGGCTGATAAGTACCTCTCCCGTACCCAGTTCAGCCGTATCAATCTCCTCGCAATCAAGGAAAGCGTTATATTGGTCGCCAAGATCGCCTGGTACCTTGCTGTAGGCAATTTGCTTGGTCAGTCCTGCGCCCAGCGAATCTGTCCGTGCGACGATAATGCCGTCGGAAATGCCCAGTTCGAGAAAAGCGTAGCGGATCGCCCGGATCTTCTGGAGGAAGTCCTCATGCGGCACCGTCACCTTGCCGTCTTGATGACCGCACTGCTTTTCATCCGAAACCTGATTTTCGATCTGGATTGCGCAGGCGCCGGCCTCGATCAACTTCTTGGCGAGCAGATATGTCGCTTCGGCATTGCCAAAGCCTGCATCGATATCGGCAATGATCGGAACGACATGGGTCTGGAAGCCGTCGATAGCCTGCTGCGCACGGGCGGCAGCACTATCGTCACCAGCTTCTCGCGCTGCATCAAGCTCGCGGAACAGGCCGCCAAGCTCGCGAGCGTCAGCCTGACGAAGGAATGTGTATAATTCCTCG
This window harbors:
- a CDS encoding isocitrate lyase, which translates into the protein MTYFAEIHRQTAIKHREGLTWQGVEPEFAARLRTQNRFQNGIEIARYTAKIMREDMEAYDKDPATYTQSLGCWHGFIGQQKMISIKKHFGSTKGKYLYLSGWMIAALRSDFGPLPDQSMHEKTSVPALIEELYTFLRQADARELGGLFRELDAAREAGDDSAAARAQQAIDGFQTHVVPIIADIDAGFGNAEATYLLAKKLIEAGACAIQIENQVSDEKQCGHQDGKVTVPHEDFLQKIRAIRYAFLELGISDGIIVARTDSLGAGLTKQIAYSKVPGDLGDQYNAFLDCEEIDTAELGTGEVLISREGRLLKPRRLPSNLFQFRAGTGEDRCVLDCITALQNGADLLWIETEKPHVEQIAGMVDRIRAVVPHAKLVYNNSPSFNWTLNFRQQVYDAWAQKGESLTEYDRERLMSQHYDHSALAKEADERIRTFQADAAKRAGIFHHLITLPTYHTAALSTDNLAKRYFGEEGMLGYVKQVQREEIRQGIACVKHQNMSGSDIGDDHKEAFAGEAALKAGGANNTMNQFAA